CGCCGATTCGAGTTCGCCTTGTACCGTACGCACCCCAACCTGATATTGCGAACCGGAAAACTTGCCACCACAATACTCGACAAGCAACGCGATCCTTTTATGTAACGCTCCGCCCGACGACACATTTAGTGTCGTCTCCTTGCCTTCGGCTACACCTTCGCTAGCTTCGCTTTTCCGACGCTCCGCTGCGACCGGCTCCTCGCCGCTCTTGCTGCGCTGTTGTTCGTTACTGAAGTCACTAAATTGAAAGGACAATCTAAACTAACTGAATTATGGCCATTGGGGCGTTGTCGCCGCGACGGTAGCCGTCTTTGATAATACGTGTGTAGCCACCCTTGCGATCTTTGTAGCGAGGAGCCGTCTCTTCAAATACTTTCTTCACGACAGCTTTGTCCAAAAGAACAGAAGCTACCTGACGACGGATATGGAGAGCTGAAGCAACTGTCTTTGCTGCTTCTTTATCGCGCTCACGAGCCTTCTTCACGACAGACGGATAGTCAGCGACTTGTCCGCGCTTAGCCAAGGTGATCATGCGCTCGGCTTCGCCGCGTACGGCTTTAGCTTTGGACAATGTCGTCTTGATCTCATCATGACGGAGAAGCTCGGTGGCCAATGTGCGCAAAAGAGCTTTGCGTTGATCGGCTGGGCGGCTTAGGCGATTACCTGGTTTTGCGTGACGCATGATTCTAGGTCCTTTAGTTCAACTCAGTTACTTTAGTTCTTTTGGTGTATCAGCAAGGGTCAAGCCAAATGAGCGAAGACGTTCGATGACTTCGTCGGCTGACTTCTTACCGAAGTTTTTGATGTTCATCAAATCATCATAGGAAAGCTTCAAGAGCTCGCCCAAGGAGTTGATGTTGGCACGCTTCAAGCAGTTGTAGGCTCTTACGGACAATTCGAGCTCTTCAATGGAGATTGAAGAATGCTTACTGTCTGTTGGAGCTGGAGCTTGAGCAACCGGCACAACTGGCTTGCCGGAAAGTTCGGCGATTGGCACCAGGTGTTCGATTACTTGGCGGGCAGCTTGAGAAATAGCTTCTGTGGCATCCAATGAACCATTGGTCCAGATGTCCATTGTCAGCTTATCGAAATCTGTTGATTCACCAACGCGTGTACCTTCAACGTTGTAGCTTACGCGACGGACAGGCATGAATACGCCGTCGATCGGCAGCACATCAATTGCTTGCTTGAAGTGGCTGTGCGAGTCAGCGGCAACATAGCCACGACCGCGCTCAACGGTAATTTCAGCACGCACTCTACCTTCTTCAGACAATGTGCAGAGCTGCCAATCCGGATTGATGATAGCTACATCCGGTGGGCATACGATGTCGTGACCGGTAATTGGGCCCGGACGGCTAACATCAATGCGCAGATACTGTGGTTCGTTGCTGAAAGACTTAACGACAAGACCCTTCAGGTTGAGCATCACATCAACTACGTCTTCAACAACACCCGGGATGGTGGTGAATTCGTGAGTGACACCTTCAACGCGTACTGCTGTGACAGCAGCGCCATCGAGAGAGGAGAGAAGCACGCGACGCAGACTGTTACCGAGAGTGGTACCATAACCACGCTCTAGAGGCTCTATTACGAACTTGCCGTAGATAGAACCATCGGCACCGGTCTTATTTTCCAAGCACTTGATCTTCAGAGGTTCCATAGTTGCTCCGTCGTAAGCATTTGAGGTTGGTGGGATATGTCTGCCAATCATTTGATTCATTGTTTTATGCCATTCTGTTGATGGGATTACCAGTAGTGACTATCAGGTCGATTATCTCGAGTAGTGTTCTACGATTAGAGCTTCTTTGATAGTCGGATCAAGATCTTCTCTTGCCGGAAGGTTAGCTAGTGATGCGGTAAGACCTTCCTTGTCTACGTTCATCCAACCTGGATGTGTAGCAACGGGGCTAGCTTCCTGCAGTCCTTTAATGAGCTTCTTGCTGTCTTCAGCAACTGATACCACTTGTCCTGGCTTCAATTGATACGAAGGAATAGCAACTTTCTTGCCGTCAACCAAGAAGTGTCCGTGAAGGATAAGCTGTCTTGCTTGTGCCCTTGAAGGAACCATTCCGGAGCGGTGCACGAGGTTATCGAGACGCGACTCAAGGATTTGCAGAAGTTTGAGACCTGTTGGAACTTTCTTCTGACGGTTAGCTGTATCGAAGTAGCCGGCGAATTGCTTCTCAGCAACTGTGTAGAAGCGACGTACTTTTTGTTTTTCGCGCAACTGAATGGCGAATTCCGACTGCTTCTTGCGCTCTTGACCGTGTTGTCCTGATGGATAACGACGTCTTTCGATGGCGCATTTGGTTGTGTAGCAGCGTGTACCCTTCAAAAAGAGCTTGACGCCTTCATTACGGCAAAGTTTGCAAACTGAATCTGTATATCTGGACAAGGAAGTATCTCCTATTACACGCGACGACGCTTAGGTGGGCGACATCCGTTATGTGGGATTGGGGTAACATCTTTGATGAGGGTTATATCCAAGCCAGCAGCCTGCAATGCACGGATAGCGGTTTCACGACCAGCACCTGGTCCTTTTACGTACACTTCGACTTGGCGCATGCCCTGGTCCATCGAGCGACGAGCAACTGCTTCAGCAGCTTGCTGGGCAGCAAATGGCGTGCCCTTCTTAGCGCCCTTGAAACCAACTGTACCGGCAGACGACCAAGCAATAACTTGACCTTGTGGATCGGTTGAGGAAACGATCGTGTTGTTGAAAGTCGATTGAATATGCACTACGCCTTGCAATACGTAGCGACGTTCCTTTTTTTTGCCTCGGGATTTAGCTGTCTTAGCCATGACTTATTTCCTTAACCTTTAGATGGTGCTGCTTTCTTGCCGGCTACGGTGCCGCGCTTGCGACCACGACGTGTTCTGGCATTTGTCTTTGTACGCTGACCGCGCGTCGGCAAACCTCTGCGATGACGTTGACCGCGATAGCAATTGATTTCAATCAAACGCTTCACATTCAAACCTTCAACACGACGCAGGTCGCCTTCGACTTGATAGTTTTTGTCCAGCTCTTCGCGGATGCGGTTGACTTCATCTTCAGTCAAGTCCTGCACACGTCTGGTGTCTGGGATTGATAGTTTTTCGCAAATCGCCACTGCAGCTGTTTTGCCTATTCCATAAAGGTAGGTCAAAGCAATTACCGTTCTTTTGTTACGTGGCAGATCAACGCCCGCAATTCGAGCCATTCTGAGATTCTCCTAACCTTGTCTTTGCTTATGCTTGGGATTTTCGCAAATAATAGCTACACGTCCCTTGCGGCGTATAACCTTGCACTTTTCACAAATTTTCTTAACTGATGCTCTAACTTTCATTGTTCGCGCTCTTTGTTTCTTCTGTTCAGTTTCTGTTGGGCGCCCCGAAAGGCACTTAGACAGGTGGGTTTACTCACCTGTGTCACTGACTGCTTAAAGACATTTCGTATATCTAATAGCAGTACCGGACGAATAGCGAATTATACACTATTCTTTGACTCTATAGGTGATTCGTCCACGCGTTAAATCATACGGGGTGAGCTCTACACGCACTCTATCCCCTGGAAGAATCTTAATGAAATTTTTGCGAATCTTGCCGGAAATGTGGGCCAAGACCTTATGTCCATTGTCTAGTTCTACTCTAAACATGGCATTGGGTAAGGATTCTTTTATAATCCCTTCAAATTCGATGACACCCTGCTTAGTCATTCAATTACCTCTGACGGTCTCTTGGTCAGGACTTCCGGAGCCCCTTCGGTTATAAGAAGTGAATGTTCAAAATGTGCCGAAGGTTTGTAATCCTTGGTTACAACTGTCCATCCATCTTGCTTCAGGCGCACATGATCGCCGCCTTGATTAAACATTGGTTCAATCGCTATTACCATACCAGGTTTCAGCTTGAAGCGGTTGCCTGAGCGATAGTTGAGGATAAATGGGTCTTCATGGTAGTTAAAACCTATCCCATGTCCACCATATTCCCTCACAATTCCATATCCGTTAGCTTTGGCCACATCTTCAATGGCTCCGCCAACCTCATCAAGGGTGGCTCCGGCAATAGCCTTTGCCATTCCCCTATATAAAGAATCACGGGTATCATCGAGTAGCTTCTTGACCCTTGGGCTAACCTCGCCGACGGCAACGGTTAGCGCAGTATCCCCAATGAAGTCCTGATTCTTGCCATTAACGACTCGGCGAATGGTGGCTCCAAGATCCAAAGAAATAACGTCGCCATCCTTCAAGATCTTCTGCTTGTTGGGAATTCCATGAACCACTTCCTCATTAATGGAAGCACAAACCGTGTTCGGAAAGCCTCTATAACCCTTGAATGTGGGCAGTGCTCCGTGCTCTCTGACCATCGCTTCGGCAAACTCGTCCAATTCCCAGGTGCTCACACCCGGCACTGCCTTTTTAGCAGTGGCTTCCAATACAAGACCGGCTATTTTGCCTGCCTTGCGGATAAGTTCCAAATCTTCAGCGTCTTTGAGAATCATGCCAAAACCTTGATTGTCTTCAAAATGTCAGCGAAAATCTCTTCTACTTCACCATCTCCATCGATAGTGCGCAGAGAGAGATTCTTATCGTAATAGTTGATCAATGGTGCTGTTTGCTTTTCATAGACGGAAAGTCTTTGGGCAACAACATCTTCTTTGTCATCCGATCGCTGAATCAACTCTGATGAGCACAGGTCACAGACGTTTTCTTTTTTCGGCGGCACAAACTTCACGTGATAAGTCGCACCACACTCCTTGTTGGAACAAGTGCGACGTCCAGTGATGCGCTCAAGAAGCAAGTTCGGATTTACTTGAACATTCACAACAACAGTCAAATTCTTATTAAGTTCTTCCAGCAACTTATCCAGTGCTTCTGCCTGGACAACAGTACGCGGGAACCCATCAAGAATAAATCCACGATCGCATTCCTGCTGAGTTAGCTTGTCACGGAACATAGCGATAAGAACTTCATCTGGCACCAGCTGTCCTTTGTCCATATAAGACTTAGCAGCTAATCCAGTTGGGGTGCCGGCTTTTACAGCTTGTCTCAAAAGATCGCCTGAGGACAGGTGAATGAGATTGAGATGTTTAGCCAGACGAGCACACTGTGTACCTTTACCGGCGCCAGGGGCTCCAAGAAACAAAATTTGCATCATCAAATTTCCTTCTTATCTGTTGGGTTACGGAATAGTCCGCGCGCTTGATAGCGAGCCGACAGTGCATGGGTCAAGATTTGTCTTTGCGTATCAATTGCCACACCGACCAAGATGATGAGCGATGTCGAGCCCAAGCCCTGCAGAGTCTGTACATACGTAACTTGCTCTACGTGAATCGGTACAATGGCAATAATGGCAATAGCTGAAGCACCGATAAAAATGAGTCGGTTCAACAGCTTCTCCAAAAACTCCGCTGTCGGTCTTCCTGGACGAATACCCTGAATTGCTCGTCCTGAACGTCTCAAGTTTTCAGCCATGTCACGCACAGGCAAGACAATTGAGGCGTAGAAGAAAGCAAAGAAAAGGATGAGCAAGAAGTAGATAAGCGAGTGTTCCCAGTGGGCGTACGAGAACATGAATGTTGTCTCTTGCCCGATAAACTCCCAAACATTTAGTGCGATGGGATGTTTGGAAAGCGTATCGAAGTAGGTTCCCACAAAGGGTGCCGACTTCAACATATCAACAATTGCCTGTCCAGGATTGGCATTTCTTTGACCAAAGAAAGACATGACTGTTGTAGGGAACATCAAAAGCGACGAAGCGAAAATGATTGCCATAACGCCTGATGGGTTAACAGGCAAATACAAGTAATCGTCAGGAGCAGCAAATACTTGCCGTCCCACGTTTCGCCTCGCCCCTAAAACCATTATTTTCCTAACGCCTTGTTGCAGACATACGATGAGTGCAATTAAGAGCAAGAAAGTCAAAACAAGAATTACCACACCCCAAACCGGCGATTGTCCTGTCTGCACAGCTTCATAAGTATTTTTGATCATCACGGGTAATCGCGAAGCAATACCCAAGAAGATAAGCATGGATGCACCATTGCCAACGCCGCGTTCCGTGATTAGTTCACCCAACCACATAATGAATACAGCAGATGCTGTAAGAATTACTGTTGTATTGATCAAGAAACCAATACCCGGAGTGATAACGACACTTGGGTTGTGAATATTAGTCAACAACTTTGCCAGCATGAATGACTGAAAGCCGGCAAGAATAACCGTTGCATAGCGAGTAAATTGCTGTAGTTGTTTTCTGCCCTGCTCACCGGAATGCTTCTGCATCTCTTCAAGCTTTGGGATTACTACAGACATCAACTGCATAATAATTGAAGCAGTAATGTAAGGTCCAATACCCATGGAGAATATGGACAACTTATTCAAAGCGCCGCCTGTGAAAAGATCAATCATGCCGAGCAAACTTTGGGCAAGCTCCGGGTGGCGCATGAATGCTGAAGGATCAACACCTGGAATTGGAATATGTACGCCTATGCGATAGAGCGCAATGATTCCGAGAGTAAAGAAGATTCTCTCTTTCAGTCCGGCTGCCGAAAGCATCTTCATCATGTCTTCCGGAGATCCGATTTTTCCACCGCGACGAGCAACGCCTTGTGACATATTTGCCTCTTAAAAAGTGAACCCCGTACCACTTCCGAAAACGAAATGGGTGGGGTTCAGTGTAGTTCCTATAATCACCGATTAGCTCTTTCTGGAAGGCATGGGTCCGATGATTTCAACCGAGCCGCCGGCTGCTTCAATTTTTGCTTTGGCTCCGGCTGAGATGTGGTGAGCCTTAACAACAAGCTTTACCTTCAATTCGCCGTTGCCGAGAATGCGCAGGCTGTCGGTTGGCTTTCTGAGCAGACCTTTGTCGAACAAGCTATCAGGAGTAACTTCAAAGTTGCCGTTCAAGACATTCAATGCGCCGACATTTACTTCTACCCAGTCACGACCAGGAATCTGATCAAAGTTGTGGATTTTCGGCAGTCTACGGAACATTGGTGTTTGACCACCTTCAAATCCGAAGCGCTTACCTTCACCGGATCTTTGACCTTGTCCGTTATGTCCGCGGGTGGATGTCTTACCGTGACCGGAAGAACGACCACGACCTACACGCTTGGTCTTGCGACGAGCACCTTCGTTTGGTCTGATATCTGTAAGTTGCATGTTTATCTATCTCCTTTGCCTTGCGCCATGCGGTTCAATAAACCGCCTAACTCGGCAGATTCTAGTTTTATGCTCCGGTTTCGCTTCGCTACACCTTCGCTAGCTTCGCCGCTCCACGCATCGCTGCGGATTGCTCTGTCGCAATCCTTTGCTCTGCTGAAGCAAGCTACTTCCTTGGCTGAGATTCCTTTTTAGGAGGCTTAGCCTTGGTTTCTTTTTTAGCATCAGCCGCTTCAACTTTTAAAAGATGGCTGATTTTGTTCACCATGCCACGGATGGTTGGTGAATCGTGATGAACGACCGACGAGCCGAATTTACCCAAGCCCAGAGCCGTTACTACACGACGCTGCTCTTTGGTTTTACCAACTAGTCCTTTGTTCAATGTGATCTTCAACATGGAATTTCAAAGCTCCTAAGCTGTAGCTTGTTTGCCGGCAAGCATTTGACGCAAGCTGATGCCGCGCAATCTTGCTACTTCTTCAAATGTACGCAGTTGCGACAAACCATTGATGGTGGCACGAGCCACGTTCAATGGAGCGCGCGAACCCAAGGACTTGGCCAATACGTCGCCAACGCCGGCCAGTTCCAATATTGAACGAGCTGCACCGCCGGCGATGATACCAGTACCTTGGGAGGCCGGCTTCATCAGAATACGGCTGGCACCTTGCTGTCCGGTGATTGGGTGAGGAATTGTTGCTCCAACCATACGAACGCTGACGAGGCTCTTTTTAGCATCGACAACACCCTTTTGTATGGCACCTACAACTTCAGCAGCCTTGCCGACGCCAACGCCGACTTGACCCTTCTTATTGCCGACTGCAACGACAGCGCGGAAAGAGAGCTTTTTGCCACCCTTAACCACTTTGGTTACGCGGCGCACTTGGAGGATTTTCTCTTCCCATTCGGATTGTTCGCGTGTGCGCTCTTCACCACGACGACTATCACGACCGCCACGACGCTTGCGTTGACCGCCTTCGCCTTGTCCGCCTTCTTCGGGAGTTTGTAATCTATCTTCCTTTGCCATTATCGACAATTTCCTTTTTTGTATGCTCCGGTTTCGCTTTGCTACACCTTCGCTTGCCTTCCGGCTTACCATTTTCGCTTCGCGGCGACCTGCTCATCGCAGCTCTTGCTCAGCTACCCGTCTTTTTAGAAGTTGAGTCCTGCTTTGCGCGCAGCTTCGGCTACTGCCGCTACACGTCCGTGGAAGATATATCCGCCACGATCAAAAACTACTGTGTCAACACCTTTGCCTTTGGCTCTGGCTGCAACCAGTTCGCCAACTGCTGAAGCGCCATCTTTGTCCCAGCTCTTCTTCACTTTGCCCTTGAGTTCAGGATCAAGTGTCGATGCACAAGCGATGGTTACCTTTTGGGCATCATCGATGATTTGAGCATAGATATGCTTGTTGGAACGATATACACAAAGGCGCGGACGCTCAGTGGTGCCCTCTAATCCTCTGCGAATTCTCATGTGCCTTTTGTGGCGCGTTTCTTTTCTATTCTTCTTGGTTATCATTTAACGCGAGCCCCCTACTTCTTCTTAGCAGCGGCTTTACCAGCCTTGCGACGGATTACTTCGCCTTCGTAGCGAATGCCTTTACCTTTATATACTTCCGGTAAACGCCAGGCACGGATAAACGAAGCGAGATCACCAACAGCTTGCTTATCGGCACCTTTTACAGCCAACTTGGTGTTGGCTGTAACGGTTATCTCCAGACCGGCCGGTGGATCAACTTCCACGGGGTGAGAATAGCCAAGCTGCATAACCAGCTTTTTGCCTTCCATAGCGGCACGATAACCTACACCGATAATTTCCAGGCGCTGCTCGAAGCCTTCCGTCACTCCCTTCACCATGTTGGCGATAAGAGTTCTGGATAGACCGTGGAGAGCACGTGATGATCTGTCATCAGCTTTCCTGGCGACGACTACACTGCCGTCTTCTTGCTTGATGGCAATTTCCGGGCGGATTGTCCTGCTCAAATTTCCTTTCGGACCTTTGACCGCGACATCCTGACCGTTAATGGTGATAGTGACACCATTAGGGACTGGAATTGCTAATTTGCCAATACGGGACATGGCTTTTTCCTCTTCGTTATCTGGTTGCTTTGTTACCAGACGTAAGCTACAACTTCACCACCGGTGTTGTTAGTACGAGCTTGGCGATCTGTCATCAGACCACGGCTTGTGCTAACGATAGCCATTCCCAGGCCACCATAGACACGCGGTACTTTCTTAGAAGCACGGTACACCTTCAAGCCTGGACGGCTGATGCGCTTTATCCCTTGGATGACCTTTTCACCCTTAGGACCGTACTTAAGTACGATTCGCATTTTTTGAGCTGGCGTTCCCAATGCCTTGGTTTCAAAGGACGAGATGAAGCCTTCATTGCGCAGAAGTTCGGCAATTGCCAATTTCTGCTTGGAAGCAGGCATCTCTACTGTCGGCGCGGCAACGCGCACGGCATTCCTTATGCAGGTCAACATATCTGAAATAGGATCTGTAACTGGCATGTACTTATATCCCCTCCTACCAGCTTGATTTGGTGAGACCAGGAATCAAGCCGTCATGAGCCATCTTACGAAGGCACAAACGGCAGAGCCCGAAGTCACGATAATAACCACGTGGGCGACCGCAAATTCGGCAGCGGTTATGCAACCGAACAGCTGGGTACTTGCCTTTGGCAGCTAATACCCTGCGCTTCATTTCTTTATCGACTAACGATGTCTTGGCCACTTTTTGAGTTCCTCTTTCTCACCACTTGTAGTGCGCGTGTATAAACCTATTGCTGTCCTTGCTTACGGAACGGCATTCCCAGAGCGGCAAGCAAAGCTTGTCCTTCCTGGTCCGTCTTAGCCGTGGTGACGATGGCTATATCCATGCCACGCACTTGGTCAACATTTTCGTAGTTGATTTCCGGAAAAATCAATTGCTCTTTGACGCCTAATGAATAATTGCCGCGTCCATCAAATGCCTTACCGGATACGCCACGGAAGTCGCGAATACGGGGAAGAGCAATGTTGATGAGCTTCGACAAGAAGTCATACATGCGAGCACCACGCAGGGTTACCGAAATACCAACCGGCATGCCCTGGCGAACTTTGAAAGTCGCGATGGACTTACGAGCACGGTTAACAACCGGTTTTTGACCGACAATGGCAGTCAAATCTTTGATGCCGGCATCAATAGCTTTTTGGGTGCCGGTGGCTTCACCAATACCCATGTTGATGACGACTTTTTCAAGTCTCGGCACTTGAAGATCGTTCTTGTAATTGAACTGCTTCTTCAGATGCGCAACTACTTCTTTGTTATAGCGTTCTTGGAGTTTCATGCGTCGAAAGCCTCGCTGCAGTGCTTACAGATGCGGGTCTTTTTGCCGTTATCTGCAACCTTGTGCTTGATACGTGTTGGCTTTTTGCAGGCTGTGCAATAAAGCATCACGCGACTGGCAAAAATTGGAGCTTCTTTTTTGATAAGTCCACTTTGACCAGTAACACTCTTTTGTCTGGTGGCGCGGGTAACCACATTTATACCTTCAACAATGATTTTGCCTGTTTTCGGGAATACGTTGGCTACTTTGCCGGTCTTGCCGCGGCCGATCTTTTCAGAACCGGTCATCAGCATGACCATGTCGCCTTTTTTGACATGTACTTTTGGAGTTAGATTCGTAGCGCCTTGCTTAACAAGAGCGTTGGATACAACGGTCTTGCCGCCGAATTTCACTTGCTTGGAAATTGGAGCATTGGCGTAACGAACATTTTTTCTATGTTTGGTGGGTTGCATGATTACATGACCTCCGGAGCCAATGAAAGAATCTTGGTGAAGTTCTTGTCGCGCAACTCACGAGCGATTGGTCCAAAAACACGGGTACCTTTCGGGTTGTTGTCTTTTTGGATAATCACCGCAGCATTGTCATCGAAGCGGATGGTTGTGCCATCAGCGCGTCTTACGTGATTGCGCACGCGGACAACAACGCAACGAACTACTTCAGATTTTTTGACCGGCATGTTTGGCAGGGCATCTTTAACGACGCCAATGATTACATCGCCAACAGTGGCATAACGCTTGTTGGAGCCACCCATGACACGAATGCACATGAGCTCACGTGCGCCCGTGTTATCGGCGCAGGTCAAACGTGTTTGGGCTTGGATCATTTCTCCTCCTGCTCGACGGCCGATTCAGCATGACCGACGGTATCAATCACCAGCCAACGCTTGGTCTTGGACAAAGGTCTGCACTCACGGATGCGAACGACATCGCCAATCTGGCAAGAGTTGTTCTCATCATGCGCTTTGAACTTGTTTGTCTGTGCGATGACTTTCTCGTATTTTGGGTGAGAAGTATGGTTCTGCACAGCGACTGTGACTGTGCGGTCCATCTTGTTGGATATAACTTCTCCGACCAATTCTTTACGTGGCATTTTTATATCCTCACTTTGCCTTGGCTGCCAGTTGCTTTTCGTGGCCGATGGTTATCAGCCTGGCCAAGCGCTTACGGACTTGCGAAATCTTGGCTGTGTTTTCCAGCTTGCGCAGAGCGTGCTGGAAGCGCAATTCAACTATTTCCTTGCGGGCTTCGTCGATGCGGGCAGATACTTCATCTGCGCTTAGTTCTCTAATTTCACGTACTCTCATCGAGCGCCTCCTGCATGTCTGTCAACAATGCGACACTTAACGGGCAATTTTTGAGCTGCCAAACGCAAAGCTTCATGAGCTGTTTTGGCGTCAATACCTGCCATTTCAAACATGACACGACCTGGCTTTACCACAGCAACCCAGAATTCAGGGTTGCCTTTGCCGGATCCCATACGGGTTTCTGCCGGCTTCTTGGTGCAAGGCT
The Candidatus Obscuribacterales bacterium DNA segment above includes these coding regions:
- the rplQ gene encoding 50S ribosomal protein L17 is translated as MRHAKPGNRLSRPADQRKALLRTLATELLRHDEIKTTLSKAKAVRGEAERMITLAKRGQVADYPSVVKKARERDKEAAKTVASALHIRRQVASVLLDKAVVKKVFEETAPRYKDRKGGYTRIIKDGYRRGDNAPMAIIQLV
- a CDS encoding DNA-directed RNA polymerase subunit alpha, with amino-acid sequence MEPLKIKCLENKTGADGSIYGKFVIEPLERGYGTTLGNSLRRVLLSSLDGAAVTAVRVEGVTHEFTTIPGVVEDVVDVMLNLKGLVVKSFSNEPQYLRIDVSRPGPITGHDIVCPPDVAIINPDWQLCTLSEEGRVRAEITVERGRGYVAADSHSHFKQAIDVLPIDGVFMPVRRVSYNVEGTRVGESTDFDKLTMDIWTNGSLDATEAISQAARQVIEHLVPIAELSGKPVVPVAQAPAPTDSKHSSISIEELELSVRAYNCLKRANINSLGELLKLSYDDLMNIKNFGKKSADEVIERLRSFGLTLADTPKELK
- the rpsD gene encoding 30S ribosomal protein S4; its protein translation is MSRYTDSVCKLCRNEGVKLFLKGTRCYTTKCAIERRRYPSGQHGQERKKQSEFAIQLREKQKVRRFYTVAEKQFAGYFDTANRQKKVPTGLKLLQILESRLDNLVHRSGMVPSRAQARQLILHGHFLVDGKKVAIPSYQLKPGQVVSVAEDSKKLIKGLQEASPVATHPGWMNVDKEGLTASLANLPAREDLDPTIKEALIVEHYSR
- the rpsK gene encoding 30S ribosomal protein S11; protein product: MAKTAKSRGKKKERRYVLQGVVHIQSTFNNTIVSSTDPQGQVIAWSSAGTVGFKGAKKGTPFAAQQAAEAVARRSMDQGMRQVEVYVKGPGAGRETAIRALQAAGLDITLIKDVTPIPHNGCRPPKRRRV
- the rpsM gene encoding 30S ribosomal protein S13 — protein: MARIAGVDLPRNKRTVIALTYLYGIGKTAAVAICEKLSIPDTRRVQDLTEDEVNRIREELDKNYQVEGDLRRVEGLNVKRLIEINCYRGQRHRRGLPTRGQRTKTNARTRRGRKRGTVAGKKAAPSKG
- the rpmJ gene encoding 50S ribosomal protein L36 is translated as MKVRASVKKICEKCKVIRRKGRVAIICENPKHKQRQG
- the infA gene encoding translation initiation factor IF-1, with the translated sequence MTKQGVIEFEGIIKESLPNAMFRVELDNGHKVLAHISGKIRKNFIKILPGDRVRVELTPYDLTRGRITYRVKE
- the map gene encoding type I methionyl aminopeptidase produces the protein MILKDAEDLELIRKAGKIAGLVLEATAKKAVPGVSTWELDEFAEAMVREHGALPTFKGYRGFPNTVCASINEEVVHGIPNKQKILKDGDVISLDLGATIRRVVNGKNQDFIGDTALTVAVGEVSPRVKKLLDDTRDSLYRGMAKAIAGATLDEVGGAIEDVAKANGYGIVREYGGHGIGFNYHEDPFILNYRSGNRFKLKPGMVIAIEPMFNQGGDHVRLKQDGWTVVTKDYKPSAHFEHSLLITEGAPEVLTKRPSEVIE
- a CDS encoding adenylate kinase, encoding MMQILFLGAPGAGKGTQCARLAKHLNLIHLSSGDLLRQAVKAGTPTGLAAKSYMDKGQLVPDEVLIAMFRDKLTQQECDRGFILDGFPRTVVQAEALDKLLEELNKNLTVVVNVQVNPNLLLERITGRRTCSNKECGATYHVKFVPPKKENVCDLCSSELIQRSDDKEDVVAQRLSVYEKQTAPLINYYDKNLSLRTIDGDGEVEEIFADILKTIKVLA
- the secY gene encoding preprotein translocase subunit SecY, yielding MSQGVARRGGKIGSPEDMMKMLSAAGLKERIFFTLGIIALYRIGVHIPIPGVDPSAFMRHPELAQSLLGMIDLFTGGALNKLSIFSMGIGPYITASIIMQLMSVVIPKLEEMQKHSGEQGRKQLQQFTRYATVILAGFQSFMLAKLLTNIHNPSVVITPGIGFLINTTVILTASAVFIMWLGELITERGVGNGASMLIFLGIASRLPVMIKNTYEAVQTGQSPVWGVVILVLTFLLLIALIVCLQQGVRKIMVLGARRNVGRQVFAAPDDYLYLPVNPSGVMAIIFASSLLMFPTTVMSFFGQRNANPGQAIVDMLKSAPFVGTYFDTLSKHPIALNVWEFIGQETTFMFSYAHWEHSLIYFLLILFFAFFYASIVLPVRDMAENLRRSGRAIQGIRPGRPTAEFLEKLLNRLIFIGASAIAIIAIVPIHVEQVTYVQTLQGLGSTSLIILVGVAIDTQRQILTHALSARYQARGLFRNPTDKKEI
- the rplO gene encoding 50S ribosomal protein L15 codes for the protein MQLTDIRPNEGARRKTKRVGRGRSSGHGKTSTRGHNGQGQRSGEGKRFGFEGGQTPMFRRLPKIHNFDQIPGRDWVEVNVGALNVLNGNFEVTPDSLFDKGLLRKPTDSLRILGNGELKVKLVVKAHHISAGAKAKIEAAGGSVEIIGPMPSRKS
- the rpmD gene encoding 50S ribosomal protein L30, with protein sequence MLKITLNKGLVGKTKEQRRVVTALGLGKFGSSVVHHDSPTIRGMVNKISHLLKVEAADAKKETKAKPPKKESQPRK
- the rpsE gene encoding 30S ribosomal protein S5 — encoded protein: MAKEDRLQTPEEGGQGEGGQRKRRGGRDSRRGEERTREQSEWEEKILQVRRVTKVVKGGKKLSFRAVVAVGNKKGQVGVGVGKAAEVVGAIQKGVVDAKKSLVSVRMVGATIPHPITGQQGASRILMKPASQGTGIIAGGAARSILELAGVGDVLAKSLGSRAPLNVARATINGLSQLRTFEEVARLRGISLRQMLAGKQATA
- the rplR gene encoding 50S ribosomal protein L18 → MITKKNRKETRHKRHMRIRRGLEGTTERPRLCVYRSNKHIYAQIIDDAQKVTIACASTLDPELKGKVKKSWDKDGASAVGELVAARAKGKGVDTVVFDRGGYIFHGRVAAVAEAARKAGLNF
- the rplF gene encoding 50S ribosomal protein L6; translated protein: MSRIGKLAIPVPNGVTITINGQDVAVKGPKGNLSRTIRPEIAIKQEDGSVVVARKADDRSSRALHGLSRTLIANMVKGVTEGFEQRLEIIGVGYRAAMEGKKLVMQLGYSHPVEVDPPAGLEITVTANTKLAVKGADKQAVGDLASFIRAWRLPEVYKGKGIRYEGEVIRRKAGKAAAKKK
- the rpsH gene encoding 30S ribosomal protein S8, which codes for MPVTDPISDMLTCIRNAVRVAAPTVEMPASKQKLAIAELLRNEGFISSFETKALGTPAQKMRIVLKYGPKGEKVIQGIKRISRPGLKVYRASKKVPRVYGGLGMAIVSTSRGLMTDRQARTNNTGGEVVAYVW
- a CDS encoding type Z 30S ribosomal protein S14, with translation MAKTSLVDKEMKRRVLAAKGKYPAVRLHNRCRICGRPRGYYRDFGLCRLCLRKMAHDGLIPGLTKSSW